The bacterium genome segment CACCTGCTTCACTATGAGAAGAAAACACATCTGCATCTGACCATAAAACACTCTGTGTACCCAGCCCTATACCAAAATTGTCTTCTGTTTCTACAGATACAATTGTCTGCCATACACCTGTAAGATAACCTCCCTTAAAACCGAGTGGCATCTTAAATGGCTCTATATCAAAATTCTGACTCACCTTCCTTATCTTCATCTTATCTCCTTTTCTTCAGATTTTTTCTATTAAGATATATAATAATATAAAATGGAAGCAAATCAAAACTATTCTATCTTATTCAGTTTTACTGCAGGTGTCCTTTCATTCTTCAGTCCCTGTATCCTCCCCTTAATCCCTGCGTATTTATCATATATCACAGGGATGTCTGTTGAAAATATAAAGGAAGGTAAAAGCCCTGCGAAAAATTTCTTTCTTGTTCTTTCATTTGTATCTGGGTTTACACTTATCTTCACACTCCTGGGTGCATCTGCTACATACCTCGGCAGATACCTTCTCGCAAAACAGAATCTCTTAAGGATAGTAGGGGGAATTATAATTATAGTATTTGGTCTTCATCTTGCAGGAATATTTAAAATAACCCCTCTCTACAGAACCAAAAAACTTCAAATGAACAAGATAGTGAGTGGCTATTTTGGTGCCTTTGTTATAGGAATGGTATTTGCTGCTGGTTGGACACCCTGTGTTGGACCTGTCCTTGCTTCAATACTGATAATTGCTTCGTCTCAAGAAACAGTACTACGTGGAGTTATCCTTCTTATCTTTTACTCGCTCGGTATAGGCATCCCTTTTATTATAACCACAATTCTTGTTGGCAAGATGTTATATCTATTTTCTGTGATTAAAAGACATTCTCAAAAAATAGAGATAATAACTGGTTTTTTACTTGTCATAATGGGGATTTTATTGATATTAAATAAGTTTAACTATATTATCTCTATTTAGATTTCGCCTTTATATCTCACCACATTCTATCCAGTTTAATCCTTTTCTCATCTGGAAAAGGAATATTATACCTTTTTTACAGGATATTTTTTCAACATCCCTATATCAGGAAGTTTACCCACCAGCGGCTTCGCATAGTCAATAAATGCCTCTGTTACATTATTGCCTTCAGAATTGATAAATCCATCTGGCATACTTCTTGTATTTTTAGCAACCTTTGTGAGTTCTACAGGTTCAAAGTACCCCTCGTATTTCTTACTCTTCTTCCTTTTTATAGAGACAGAGCCGCTTTCCAGTTTTCCTGAAGTAGCATATTTTACAGCAAGTACACCAACCTGGTATGCCTCTTTTGCATCCACTTCAGAATATACTCCAGGGAAGGACCTCTGGAGATAACCGAATGTATCTGACCTTACCCTACTTATCTTTAACTCATCCCTGACAAAACTTGCCAGAAGGTCTCCCAATGCCCCTGTTCCACTTAACTGTACATTGCCGTGTGCATCTACCTCTTTTATAAATTTTGAAGCAATCGGCTCTCCATTTTCATCAGCAATACCTTCGGATACAGCCACTACACACCTGCCATACTTTGCATACACTGCCTCAACATCCTTCAAGAACTGTTCCTTACTGAAAGGTCTTTCAGGGAAGTATATAAGATGTGGTCCATCACCTTCTCTTCCTCTTGCTAAAGATGCAGCAGCCGTAAGAAAACCCGCATGTCTGCCCATAATAACATCTATTTTCACACCTGGAAGAGATATGTTATCCAGATTATCACCCATCAAAGCCATTGCCACAAACCTTGCAGCACTACCATAACCAGGTGTATGGTCATTCTCAAGGAGGTCATTATCTATGGTCTTTGGAATATGAAAACACCTGAACTCATAGTTTACCTTTCTTGCATTTTCGTTAATTATATTTGTTGTTTCAGCAGAATCATTTCCACCTATATAGAAGAAGTACCTCACATCATACTTCTGCAGCATCTTAAAGATAACCTCACAGTCCTGCTCTGATGGTTTTTTCCTTACACTACCTAAAGCAGCACAGGGTGTATATGCAACCTTTTTAAGAACCGCTAATGGCTCTTTTTTAAGGTCTATCAGACGCTCTTCCATCACCCCTTTAATACCATTAAGTGAACCATAAATCCCCTTTATCTCTTTGTGTTTCTTTGCCTCCAAAATTGCGCCTACCAAACTCTGATTAATTACTACTGTAGGACCACCACTCTGAGCAATCAACATATTACCTTTCAACTTATCAGCCATCTCTATCCTCCTTGTTGTTTTCCATTTATTATAATAATATCTTTTTTATCCTTCAAGATACCTCTTTAAAGATATCTCCCAGTGGGGCATTGAGAAACCAAGCGATTCAAGAAGTGATGTATCAAGCACTGAATATCTGGGTCTTTCTGCTTTCTTACTGTTAAAACTCTCAAACTCTACCGGTATAAGTTCTACTTCTTTAATTTTAAGGATTTCTTTAATCTTCAAAGCATATTCATACCAGGAACATTCCCCTTTATTACATACATTCACAATACCCAGTACATCTTTTTTAATAAGAAATAAAATTGCATCCACCAGGTCCAAAACATATGTAGGAGAATTGATAAGATTGTTAGTAAGAACTATTTTATTTTCTTTCCTCATCAAGGCAGGTAGAGATGAGGCAAAATTTCTTCCTTTCTCTCCAAATATCTTCGATACCCTTAAAATGAGAAAATTTGTAAGAAGATGTGAAACATAATATTCACCCAAGAGTTTGGTTTTACCATATACACTCAAAGGATTAGGAGTATCAATCTCAGAGTATGGAGCACCTTTTTTACCATCAAATACAAAATCGGTACTGAAATATACCATCTTACAATTTACTTTTCTACATCCTTCTGCAACATACTGAGTTCCCATTGCATTAACAAGATATGCTTTCATTGGATTTATTGTACAACCATCTACATCTGTATAAGCAGCACAGTGTATAAGGATATCCGGCTTTACAAATTTTATTGTATCAACCACCTTATATCTATCAGTTATATCCAGTTCTTCTCTATTAGGGGAAATTACTTCATCCCCTCTTTCAATAAAAGTATCCGCCAGAAAACTCCCTACCATTCCCCTACCACCTGTAATTAAAACCTTCATATTCCGTACTGCCTCCTGTAATACTCTAAAAACTCACCACTCTTAATTTTTTTCCACCATTGCACATTGTTTTTATACCATTCCACTGTCTGTTTCAACCCTTCTTCAAGAGGAATATCAGGAAACCATCCCAGTTTTTTTATTTTCTCACAGGAGATACTGTACCGTCTATCATGCCCTGGTCTATCCTTAACAAACTTTATCAATAATTCTGATTTTCCGAGATATTCAAGAATCTTTTTAGCAACAAATATATTCTCTCTTTCATTTCCAGCAGCAATATTATATATCTCACCTTCTTTTCCTCTGTGAAGTATCACATCTATACCCTTGCNGTTGTCAAGAACAAAGAGCCAGTCCCTTACATTCTTCCCATCTCCATACAGAGGAAGTGGCTGGTCTTCAATCGCATTTGTAATAAAAAGTGGTATAAACTTTTCAGGATATTGATTTGGTCCGTAATTATTTGTACTCCTTATGATAATGGAAGGTGTTTTATAGGTCCTGTAATATGATAGAACCAGAATGTCTGCTGATGATTTACTTGCAGAATAAGGGCTGGATGGATTGAGTGGACTATCCTCTGAAAATGTCTGTCCTTCCTCTGCACTCCCATAAACCTCATCCGTTGATATCTGAATATATCTCTGGATTCCTTTTCTTCTTGATATCTCAAGTAGGTTGAATGTACCCATTATATCTGTTTTTAAGAAAATCTCTGGGCCACTTATTGACCTGTCCACATGGCTTTCAGCAGCAAAGTTAATGATTACATCATAACCATCTATTACTTCTTCAATATTTTTATCACATATATCTGCCTTCAAAAATTTATAGTTCGGATTATTTTCAACTTCTTTGAGGTTTTCAAGGTTCCCTGCATAGGTAAGTTTATCTATATTCAGGACTTTATAGTCAGGATATTTTTTCAGAATATACTTTATAAAATGGGAGCCAATAAAACCAGCCCCGCCAGTGACCACTATCTTCATTTATACCTTTCCTTTTTTCACCTTTTCATAGACAAGATTATTTGCCCTCAAAAGTGATTCAAATGTTCCTGCATCAGTCCACCACCCATCAAGGATTCCATAGGTAAGATTCCCTGCTTCAAGATATTTATTGTTTACATCTGTGATTTCAAGTTCACCACGGTCTGATGGTTTAAGTGTTTTTATAATATCAAACGCATAACTGTCATACATATAAAGCCCTGTAACAGCAAGGTTAGAAGGTGTTTT includes the following:
- a CDS encoding cytochrome c biogenesis protein CcdA is translated as MEANQNYSILFSFTAGVLSFFSPCILPLIPAYLSYITGMSVENIKEGKSPAKNFFLVLSFVSGFTLIFTLLGASATYLGRYLLAKQNLLRIVGGIIIIVFGLHLAGIFKITPLYRTKKLQMNKIVSGYFGAFVIGMVFAAGWTPCVGPVLASILIIASSQETVLRGVILLIFYSLGIGIPFIITTILVGKMLYLFSVIKRHSQKIEIITGFLLVIMGILLILNKFNYIISI
- a CDS encoding 6-phosphofructokinase; the encoded protein is MADKLKGNMLIAQSGGPTVVINQSLVGAILEAKKHKEIKGIYGSLNGIKGVMEERLIDLKKEPLAVLKKVAYTPCAALGSVRKKPSEQDCEVIFKMLQKYDVRYFFYIGGNDSAETTNIINENARKVNYEFRCFHIPKTIDNDLLENDHTPGYGSAARFVAMALMGDNLDNISLPGVKIDVIMGRHAGFLTAAASLARGREGDGPHLIYFPERPFSKEQFLKDVEAVYAKYGRCVVAVSEGIADENGEPIASKFIKEVDAHGNVQLSGTGALGDLLASFVRDELKISRVRSDTFGYLQRSFPGVYSEVDAKEAYQVGVLAVKYATSGKLESGSVSIKRKKSKKYEGYFEPVELTKVAKNTRSMPDGFINSEGNNVTEAFIDYAKPLVGKLPDIGMLKKYPVKKV
- the rfbD gene encoding dTDP-4-dehydrorhamnose reductase, whose amino-acid sequence is MKVLITGGRGMVGSFLADTFIERGDEVISPNREELDITDRYKVVDTIKFVKPDILIHCAAYTDVDGCTINPMKAYLVNAMGTQYVAEGCRKVNCKMVYFSTDFVFDGKKGAPYSEIDTPNPLSVYGKTKLLGEYYVSHLLTNFLILRVSKIFGEKGRNFASSLPALMRKENKIVLTNNLINSPTYVLDLVDAILFLIKKDVLGIVNVCNKGECSWYEYALKIKEILKIKEVELIPVEFESFNSKKAERPRYSVLDTSLLESLGFSMPHWEISLKRYLEG
- the rfbB gene encoding dTDP-glucose 4,6-dehydratase; translation: MKIVVTGGAGFIGSHFIKYILKKYPDYKVLNIDKLTYAGNLENLKEVENNPNYKFLKADICDKNIEEVIDGYDVIINFAAESHVDRSISGPEIFLKTDIMGTFNLLEISRRKGIQRYIQISTDEVYGSAEEGQTFSEDSPLNPSSPYSASKSSADILVLSYYRTYKTPSIIIRSTNNYGPNQYPEKFIPLFITNAIEDQPLPLYGDGKNVRDWLFVLDNXKGIDVILHRGKEGEIYNIAAGNERENIFVAKKILEYLGKSELLIKFVKDRPGHDRRYSISCEKIKKLGWFPDIPLEEGLKQTVEWYKNNVQWWKKIKSGEFLEYYRRQYGI